The following proteins are co-located in the Pedobacter sp. FW305-3-2-15-E-R2A2 genome:
- a CDS encoding SusC/RagA family TonB-linked outer membrane protein → MNHFYKITGAAIGSILFLLVFFLPASAQQKSSRKVTLNVRNGTLEGILQSIMKQTSVRIVYNQELVQKAPKMNFTASNEELKPLMRRLLKGSELTYVLQDDVMVVGPKEEGDEDKKNTNIITGEVVDEKGLPIPQVNVRTLGTENTFFSGPEGRFVVVLEEGASLVFSYVGLKRKVVKPAGAGDIRIEMEPDVNKMDEVVITGYQEVSKRMLAGSTYTLKAADVKQPGVPNITAMLQGKVPGLSVITNSGSPNAVPRLRIRGTSTLMGNANPIWVVDGVIRENPDSANPDNVMGISPAIKDLLVNTESSFSKASLAGNSVSGINVNDIESITFLKDASATAIYGTSAANGVIVVTTKKGLSGKPVIGYNADIGFIQKPSYTGMQLMNAKERIRFSREVYEDGLFYLGTPFPISYEGAFQDLMNRKISEPEFQEKVAGFERMNTNWFDVFFQNSINMAQNVSLSGGNEKLRYFSSVFYDRSAGSAKEDWQQRIGGRLKLNADLSTRLKVEFSLSSSFRTSNGYFSSNPLDYALKTSRTIPADSFYPTKMTTNNVTGNGTLLNYNLQNEIAESGSLVKNTEVNGLLSLNYLILPGLRANSMISAGTNHLQSESFATEHTNYIANYRGYDYGSMMPGGPEELASVLPFGGILQTDNSTNYTYNLRNSLDYNKRIFSERDQITLMVGQEIRSVRDQGFANLNPGYLRDRGESFATLPGSYLFTNPKKKNMIQNAVSAFAIASYSFADKYVLNSSIRTDASNRFGQYSNRRFLPVWSVSGLWNAVEEPWLKNNKVITALDLKMSYGFQGNVVKDVGPEMIAEILEAGSAIDPNSMQYVLALKSLPYPDLRWEKTKSYGLELHTALFNSLADFTFSYYDKRGTDIITARRIPLEYGIASMYMNSGSMRNYGYEAELKLNPIRNKDLAWNISVNIGKNNNQIREGSNASPYTVEDYLNGTAQVNGQPQGTFYVFAYKGLNPKNGEPLFNGIDEPNVDRGQPFINYLKIGGKRDPDLMGGGFTSVRYKAFTVGLAFSFSLGSQRLLNPVYGSQEQLVPMPEQNMPAVLSGRWRKPGDEAFTNIPGFLMDPNQGKAFVGTIPFSRYYMYDHSDLNLVSGNFLRCRSMNLSYQLPDAWLKKAKIKTASISGTASNLFVIADKRLRGQDPEIEGVGRTALPIVPSYNLSVNLSF, encoded by the coding sequence ATGAACCATTTTTATAAAATAACAGGTGCTGCCATTGGCAGCATCCTGTTCCTCCTTGTGTTTTTTCTGCCGGCATCAGCCCAGCAGAAAAGCAGCAGGAAAGTAACCTTAAATGTTCGTAACGGGACGCTGGAAGGGATCTTACAGTCCATTATGAAGCAAACCTCGGTGCGGATTGTATACAATCAGGAATTGGTGCAAAAGGCACCGAAGATGAATTTTACAGCCAGCAATGAAGAGCTGAAACCCCTCATGAGGAGGTTGCTGAAAGGCTCGGAGCTCACCTATGTGTTGCAGGATGATGTGATGGTGGTTGGCCCAAAAGAAGAGGGGGATGAGGATAAGAAAAATACCAATATCATCACCGGAGAAGTGGTGGATGAGAAGGGGCTGCCCATCCCTCAGGTAAACGTCCGGACGCTGGGAACAGAAAATACTTTTTTCAGTGGCCCGGAGGGACGGTTTGTGGTGGTGCTGGAGGAAGGTGCATCACTTGTCTTTTCGTACGTGGGTTTGAAAAGGAAAGTGGTCAAACCAGCAGGGGCAGGAGACATCCGGATTGAGATGGAGCCGGATGTTAACAAAATGGATGAGGTGGTCATTACCGGTTATCAGGAGGTCAGCAAGCGGATGCTGGCTGGCTCTACTTATACCTTAAAAGCAGCCGATGTAAAGCAACCTGGAGTACCGAATATTACCGCCATGTTACAGGGAAAGGTTCCCGGTCTTTCTGTAATCACCAATTCGGGGAGTCCCAATGCGGTACCTCGTTTAAGAATCCGGGGTACTTCTACGCTGATGGGAAATGCAAATCCAATCTGGGTAGTAGATGGAGTGATCCGTGAAAACCCGGACAGTGCAAATCCTGATAATGTGATGGGTATATCACCAGCCATCAAGGACCTTTTGGTAAATACAGAAAGTTCGTTCTCTAAAGCCAGTCTGGCGGGGAATTCGGTAAGTGGGATCAATGTGAACGATATTGAAAGCATTACTTTTTTGAAGGATGCCTCTGCCACGGCCATTTATGGAACAAGCGCAGCGAATGGAGTGATTGTGGTCACCACCAAAAAAGGACTCAGCGGGAAACCGGTGATTGGCTATAATGCAGATATTGGTTTTATACAAAAACCTTCTTATACAGGGATGCAGCTCATGAATGCAAAGGAAAGGATTCGCTTTTCGAGGGAAGTTTATGAAGACGGTCTTTTTTATTTGGGTACACCCTTCCCTATCTCCTACGAAGGGGCTTTTCAGGACCTGATGAACCGGAAGATTTCAGAACCGGAGTTTCAGGAAAAAGTAGCTGGATTTGAACGTATGAATACAAACTGGTTTGATGTGTTTTTTCAAAATTCCATCAATATGGCACAAAATGTAAGCCTGTCTGGCGGAAATGAGAAGTTAAGGTATTTTTCTTCTGTCTTTTACGACCGTAGTGCCGGATCTGCAAAAGAAGACTGGCAGCAAAGGATAGGTGGCAGACTAAAATTAAATGCAGACCTAAGCACCCGTTTAAAGGTTGAATTCAGCCTGAGTTCCAGTTTCAGGACCTCGAATGGATACTTTAGCAGTAATCCATTGGATTATGCTTTGAAAACGAGCAGAACAATTCCTGCAGATAGTTTTTATCCTACCAAAATGACCACTAATAATGTTACCGGAAATGGAACTCTTTTAAATTATAACTTACAAAACGAGATTGCAGAAAGCGGAAGCCTCGTGAAGAATACAGAGGTGAATGGGTTATTATCACTGAATTACCTGATTCTTCCTGGTTTGAGAGCTAATTCCATGATCAGTGCAGGGACCAATCATTTGCAATCGGAATCTTTTGCTACCGAGCATACCAATTATATAGCCAATTACAGGGGCTATGATTATGGAAGTATGATGCCCGGAGGACCAGAAGAACTGGCCTCTGTATTGCCTTTTGGAGGAATTCTGCAAACGGATAACAGTACAAATTATACCTATAACTTACGGAATTCATTGGATTATAACAAGCGGATCTTCTCTGAACGTGATCAGATCACTCTGATGGTGGGGCAGGAAATCAGGTCTGTACGCGATCAGGGCTTTGCCAATCTGAACCCGGGATACCTGAGAGACAGGGGCGAAAGTTTTGCCACATTACCTGGCAGTTACTTATTCACGAATCCAAAAAAGAAGAATATGATACAAAATGCGGTATCCGCATTTGCGATTGCTTCCTACAGTTTTGCAGATAAATATGTGCTGAACTCCAGCATCAGAACAGATGCTTCTAACCGTTTCGGACAATATTCAAACCGACGTTTTCTGCCGGTATGGAGCGTAAGCGGGCTTTGGAATGCCGTTGAAGAACCCTGGTTAAAGAACAATAAAGTGATCACTGCACTCGACCTTAAAATGTCTTATGGATTTCAGGGAAATGTGGTTAAGGATGTAGGGCCGGAGATGATTGCCGAGATTCTTGAAGCGGGTTCCGCTATTGATCCCAATTCCATGCAATATGTCCTGGCACTTAAGTCTTTGCCTTATCCTGACTTGCGCTGGGAAAAAACCAAGTCTTATGGCCTGGAATTGCATACTGCTTTGTTCAATTCCCTGGCAGATTTTACTTTCTCTTATTATGACAAAAGGGGAACCGATATCATCACTGCAAGAAGGATCCCTCTTGAATATGGAATTGCCAGTATGTACATGAACAGCGGGAGTATGAGAAATTACGGATATGAAGCAGAGTTGAAGCTGAATCCTATTCGTAACAAAGATTTAGCCTGGAACATTTCCGTTAACATCGGAAAGAATAACAATCAGATCAGGGAAGGCTCCAATGCGAGTCCATATACCGTGGAGGATTACCTTAACGGAACTGCACAAGTAAACGGTCAGCCTCAGGGAACTTTTTATGTATTCGCTTATAAAGGGCTTAACCCCAAAAACGGAGAGCCACTCTTCAACGGGATAGATGAACCCAATGTGGATAGAGGACAGCCTTTTATCAATTATTTAAAAATTGGGGGTAAACGTGATCCTGACCTGATGGGTGGAGGCTTTACTTCTGTCAGGTATAAGGCTTTTACAGTTGGTCTTGCTTTTAGTTTTAGCCTCGGCAGCCAAAGATTGTTGAATCCGGTATATGGCAGTCAGGAACAGCTGGTCCCGATGCCTGAACAAAACATGCCTGCAGTGCTTTCCGGACGCTGGCGTAAACCAGGAGATGAAGCCTTTACCAATATTCCCGGATTTCTGATGGATCCGAATCAGGGAAAGGCTTTTGTTGGCACGATACCTTTCAGCAGGTATTATATGTATGACCATTCCGATCTGAACCTGGTTTCAGGTAATTTCTTAAGGTGTCGTTCCATGAACCTCTCTTATCAGCTGCCTGATGCCTGGTTGAAAAAAGCAAAAATCAAAACCGCTTCGATCTCAGGAACAGCAAGCAATCTTTTTGTCATTGCTGATAAAAGGCTGAGAGGTCAGGATCCGGAAATTGAGGGGGTGGGAAGAACCGCTTTACCAATTGTCCCTTCCTATAACCTTAGTGTTAACCTATCCTTTTAA
- a CDS encoding TlpA disulfide reductase family protein, whose protein sequence is MMKSIFTLSSLMLMTLAVSAQQKLELTAAIPSLPNDTVVRLWNAIDKTTDSTYVKNHSFSFSKSMSEGGSIFVLQVGNRAPEITGLGALVYLDGGKMDISGGTNLNDASYSGSPFVKEWVEMNKVMDAAVADIKDGADLSVKLSEAKAVGDADAISALEAERNKYHSKLLSSGKKWIAEHPNSGVSAYVLNALLAEAINSREERLAIIDKFGPRAKHNQITRMMLAGMTGVAESFSGKPAPAFTQPDVNGKKVSLADFKGKYVLVDFWASWCTPCRAESPYLKAAYQKFKDKGFTIISLSLDDDRGKWLKAIAEDQLPWVHVSDLKAAKNQVAIDYKVLGIPANFLIDPTGKIIGSGYREGMLDARLTELLK, encoded by the coding sequence ATGATGAAATCAATATTTACCCTGAGCAGTTTAATGCTAATGACCCTGGCGGTGTCGGCACAGCAAAAGCTGGAACTTACTGCTGCTATTCCTTCACTTCCTAATGATACTGTTGTACGTTTATGGAATGCAATTGACAAAACAACGGATTCTACCTATGTAAAGAACCATAGTTTTAGTTTTTCAAAATCCATGAGTGAAGGAGGAAGCATTTTTGTTCTGCAGGTGGGAAACAGAGCCCCTGAAATAACGGGACTTGGTGCGCTTGTTTATCTGGATGGCGGGAAGATGGACATTTCCGGAGGGACAAATTTAAATGATGCCAGTTATTCCGGAAGTCCTTTTGTGAAAGAATGGGTAGAGATGAATAAGGTGATGGATGCTGCGGTTGCAGATATTAAAGATGGTGCAGACCTGAGTGTAAAGCTGAGCGAAGCAAAAGCCGTAGGTGATGCCGATGCGATTTCAGCACTGGAAGCAGAACGTAATAAATACCATTCGAAATTGTTGAGCAGCGGAAAAAAATGGATTGCTGAACATCCTAATTCGGGGGTATCTGCCTATGTGCTGAATGCCTTACTGGCTGAAGCCATTAATTCAAGAGAAGAGCGATTAGCAATCATTGACAAGTTTGGTCCAAGGGCAAAACATAACCAGATCACAAGAATGATGCTTGCCGGGATGACAGGGGTTGCTGAATCTTTCTCTGGAAAGCCGGCTCCGGCCTTTACCCAACCGGATGTAAATGGGAAAAAGGTCTCTCTGGCCGATTTCAAAGGTAAATATGTATTGGTTGATTTTTGGGCAAGCTGGTGTACCCCATGCAGGGCGGAATCACCTTATCTGAAAGCGGCTTATCAGAAATTTAAAGATAAAGGCTTTACGATCATCAGTCTTTCTTTGGATGATGACCGGGGAAAATGGCTGAAAGCCATTGCCGAAGACCAGTTGCCATGGGTCCATGTATCGGACCTTAAAGCCGCTAAGAACCAGGTAGCCATAGATTATAAAGTGCTTGGAATCCCGGCAAATTTCCTGATCGATCCTACCGGGAAGATTATTGGCAGCGGATACCGTGAGGGGATGCTTGATGCCAGGCTGACCGAATTGTTGAAATAA
- a CDS encoding M1 family metallopeptidase, with product MRTRKYVMLLMGFFLSYIPFAEPLMAQQNGYDWRETFNPVVYPQGNVYRTARGKPGAQYWQNQCDYVIKAGFDSLSRILTGKMTVTYTNNSPDTLDEVWFVLGQNRFRKDSKTRMLTPVEGSRFGIQEVTEGFVLNAVQERAGKTFQNASYQISNDQLKLKLKQPLKPKGKVELYIDYHFTLPFNGSDFMGILPSPHGSIYQLSSWFPRMLVYDNVNGWNPGNPGYYIEPGKMDYEISVPSEMIVQGTGTLINPAEVLTKTQLARLQQAKASDLTVQIRGPKEIAASGSSGKKSRWHFTEEHTGDAAFAISRAFIWDAVRVNLPDQRKALAMSLYPPESNIPSWQQSAQTMKQVLETYSRLWAPYPYSSAVNIAGSITGIGAPGLSIIHYKSDGMANGVWSKVNHEMGHTWFNMMVAGNGKQGWMVEGLNSFINHVNGDTLGGQTAFAMQDAVDWLGKVKATEPIITPLDLMQAENFALLAYMKPAAALHLLRTQVLGPERFDPAFRTFIKDWTFKHPTPEDFFRSMEHGGGEELSWFWRSWFLNDWKLDQGISGVRYVDGSVEKGILIKLLNKGKMVMPAVIEVIEFNGKTSRVTLPAQIWQRNKEWSFHYPSTSTVMSVKLDPDQVLPDADRADNFWQASGKSKPVPAGLNAAMVIENYLKAIGGRERIGKLKSVALSYHQKIGKTEYVFDRTAAFPGKYSMGMGFSDLAAKLQQYDLNASSISYRSFGSPVPLDARQDEQLRQVCTFFPELLLSAASGTLSLSDSTAFVNGMDAYVLKLSKPTGESLAYYYEVKTGLKIRESYTGGSPENLPYERLELGGYQNRDGLLLPDLLIMKKPNEGDLLLKEKKFSISSDK from the coding sequence ATGAGGACCAGAAAATATGTAATGTTGCTGATGGGATTCTTTCTGTCCTACATTCCTTTTGCGGAGCCGCTTATGGCACAGCAGAATGGCTACGACTGGCGGGAAACCTTCAATCCTGTGGTTTATCCCCAGGGAAATGTATACCGGACTGCAAGGGGGAAACCTGGAGCACAATACTGGCAGAACCAGTGTGATTATGTGATCAAAGCCGGATTTGATAGCTTATCGAGAATACTTACCGGGAAAATGACCGTTACCTATACGAATAACAGTCCGGATACGCTGGATGAAGTATGGTTTGTTCTTGGGCAAAACCGTTTCCGGAAGGATTCAAAAACAAGGATGCTGACCCCTGTTGAGGGCAGCAGATTTGGGATTCAGGAGGTGACGGAAGGTTTTGTCCTGAATGCCGTGCAGGAAAGAGCAGGTAAGACTTTTCAAAATGCCAGTTACCAGATCTCCAATGATCAGCTGAAGCTGAAATTGAAACAACCTTTGAAACCGAAAGGAAAGGTAGAGTTGTATATTGATTATCATTTTACCCTTCCTTTTAACGGTTCGGATTTTATGGGAATTTTACCCAGCCCGCATGGAAGCATTTATCAGCTGTCTTCCTGGTTTCCAAGGATGTTAGTTTACGACAATGTGAACGGCTGGAACCCCGGAAATCCGGGTTATTATATCGAGCCAGGGAAAATGGATTACGAGATCAGTGTGCCCTCAGAAATGATCGTACAAGGGACCGGAACGCTGATCAACCCTGCAGAAGTGCTGACTAAAACTCAGCTGGCTCGCTTGCAGCAGGCGAAAGCATCTGACCTTACCGTTCAGATCAGAGGCCCTAAAGAAATTGCTGCTTCGGGTAGCTCTGGAAAAAAGAGCCGCTGGCATTTTACTGAAGAGCATACCGGGGATGCCGCTTTTGCCATCTCCAGGGCTTTTATCTGGGATGCGGTACGGGTAAACCTGCCCGATCAACGGAAGGCGCTGGCGATGTCTTTGTATCCTCCGGAGAGCAATATTCCAAGCTGGCAGCAGTCTGCACAAACGATGAAGCAAGTACTGGAAACGTATTCCCGCTTATGGGCTCCTTATCCTTATTCCAGCGCAGTGAATATTGCCGGTTCTATTACCGGGATCGGTGCACCGGGGTTGAGCATCATTCATTATAAGTCGGACGGCATGGCCAATGGGGTCTGGTCTAAAGTGAACCATGAAATGGGACATACCTGGTTTAACATGATGGTGGCCGGAAACGGAAAACAGGGTTGGATGGTAGAAGGCTTAAACTCTTTCATCAACCATGTTAACGGCGATACCCTGGGCGGACAAACGGCTTTTGCAATGCAGGATGCCGTGGATTGGCTGGGGAAGGTGAAAGCAACGGAGCCGATAATCACACCTTTGGACCTGATGCAGGCAGAAAATTTTGCCTTACTGGCCTACATGAAACCTGCGGCGGCTTTACATTTATTGAGGACACAGGTTTTGGGGCCGGAGCGTTTTGACCCTGCTTTCCGGACTTTTATCAAAGACTGGACTTTCAAACACCCGACACCAGAAGATTTTTTCAGAAGTATGGAACATGGCGGTGGGGAAGAGTTGTCCTGGTTTTGGCGCAGTTGGTTTCTGAACGACTGGAAGCTGGATCAAGGCATTTCCGGTGTCCGCTATGTAGATGGATCGGTGGAAAAGGGGATCCTCATCAAATTGCTCAATAAAGGAAAAATGGTGATGCCTGCAGTAATAGAAGTGATTGAGTTTAACGGAAAGACGAGCAGGGTTACTTTACCGGCACAAATCTGGCAACGGAACAAGGAATGGAGCTTTCATTATCCTTCTACTTCTACGGTGATGTCGGTAAAACTGGACCCTGATCAGGTTTTACCTGATGCAGACCGGGCCGATAATTTCTGGCAGGCAAGCGGAAAATCTAAACCTGTTCCGGCAGGATTAAATGCGGCAATGGTGATCGAAAATTACCTGAAGGCCATCGGTGGCCGCGAGCGCATCGGGAAGCTGAAAAGTGTAGCACTGAGTTATCATCAGAAAATTGGAAAAACGGAATATGTGTTCGACCGTACGGCGGCCTTTCCGGGAAAATATAGCATGGGAATGGGCTTCAGTGATTTAGCGGCAAAATTGCAACAATATGACCTGAATGCTTCCAGTATTTCCTATCGGTCTTTTGGCTCCCCGGTGCCCTTAGATGCAAGGCAGGATGAGCAACTCAGGCAGGTTTGTACCTTTTTTCCTGAATTGCTTCTTTCTGCCGCATCAGGGACACTTAGCCTGAGTGACTCCACGGCTTTTGTGAATGGGATGGATGCTTATGTATTGAAGCTGAGCAAGCCGACAGGAGAAAGCCTGGCTTATTATTATGAGGTGAAAACCGGACTGAAAATCAGAGAAAGTTATACAGGCGGCAGTCCGGAAAACCTGCCCTATGAGCGCCTGGAATTAGGGGGGTATCAAAACAGGGACGGACTGTTGTTGCCTGATCTGCTCATTATGAAAAAACCAAATGAAGGGGACCTGTTGCTTAAAGAAAAGAAGTTCAGCATTTCCTCCGACAAATAA
- a CDS encoding TlpA disulfide reductase family protein, whose product MTISRLFLLSLLALGLTVKGSDKNAKVQFQVTVRSPVLKYIHFHHSPETAYGMVQSDIIQLNENGTTQIKRVLPASSSIIFFGGIPILISGAEQVNMSMYPLKDKGTVPSHLGHAAAFKGTASLKQSLPYRMDSLYMISPERLSTMTQTELDGHFKAMDQQIGMLMSKAKVAKAADRELLQGYSRLLQAQLKWNFLNAQKAKNNLSPAFGDWYRKGLDLSDVALKKIFNTNMMNIYLMTWEEGQKLQDPQWSDLKKMNLILVAKNNLLNKMVVYPWFKIQLRFKGMNRELQDFYPAMQASFMDPEDVKFWAAHYQTHESIMEGNPAPDFALTDDKGKIVKLSDFKGKMVIIDVWGTWCGPCKQEMPYFHQLVEDLTDSTDIVFMTIAMEGEGDLAWDQYLIDHKMNKTVNLKYLSKQGGEDFLFFREKYGLDSFPRYMAIDRKGNFISPLMGFPSNPDFKAKVVKWHQEKR is encoded by the coding sequence ATGACCATTTCCCGTTTATTCTTGCTATCGCTATTGGCGTTGGGCTTAACCGTAAAAGGCAGTGACAAGAACGCTAAAGTGCAGTTCCAGGTTACTGTACGTTCTCCTGTTTTAAAATACATTCATTTCCACCATTCGCCTGAAACTGCTTATGGTATGGTACAGAGCGACATTATTCAGCTCAATGAGAATGGAACTACCCAGATCAAAAGAGTACTGCCTGCTTCCTCATCCATCATTTTCTTTGGAGGTATTCCGATATTGATCAGCGGAGCTGAACAGGTGAACATGAGCATGTATCCTTTAAAAGATAAGGGCACTGTTCCTTCGCATCTGGGGCATGCTGCGGCTTTCAAAGGAACGGCCTCGCTGAAGCAAAGCCTGCCTTACCGGATGGATAGTTTATATATGATTTCTCCTGAACGTCTTTCTACCATGACACAAACGGAGCTAGATGGTCATTTTAAAGCCATGGATCAACAGATCGGGATGCTGATGTCTAAAGCGAAAGTTGCAAAAGCAGCCGACAGGGAACTATTGCAAGGTTATTCCCGTTTGTTGCAGGCCCAGCTTAAATGGAATTTTCTGAACGCACAAAAAGCAAAAAACAATTTGTCTCCTGCCTTTGGGGATTGGTACCGTAAAGGACTGGACCTGTCTGACGTTGCACTGAAAAAGATTTTCAATACCAACATGATGAATATTTATCTGATGACCTGGGAAGAGGGGCAGAAGCTTCAGGATCCGCAATGGTCTGACCTGAAAAAGATGAACCTGATATTGGTTGCAAAAAATAATTTGCTGAACAAAATGGTGGTTTATCCATGGTTTAAAATTCAGCTCCGCTTTAAAGGAATGAACCGGGAATTACAGGATTTTTATCCGGCAATGCAGGCTTCGTTTATGGATCCCGAAGATGTTAAATTCTGGGCCGCTCATTACCAGACCCATGAAAGCATCATGGAGGGAAATCCTGCACCGGATTTCGCTTTAACGGACGATAAAGGTAAGATCGTGAAGTTGTCAGATTTCAAAGGAAAAATGGTGATCATAGACGTATGGGGAACCTGGTGCGGTCCATGCAAACAGGAAATGCCTTACTTCCATCAGCTGGTAGAAGATCTTACCGACAGCACAGACATTGTATTTATGACCATTGCGATGGAAGGCGAAGGTGACCTGGCCTGGGATCAATACCTGATCGATCACAAGATGAATAAGACGGTAAACCTGAAGTACCTCAGTAAACAAGGAGGCGAAGATTTTTTGTTCTTTAGAGAGAAATACGGACTGGATAGCTTTCCGAGATATATGGCAATAGACCGCAAAGGGAATTTTATTTCCCCATTGATGGGCTTTCCAAGTAACCCTGATTTTAAGGCGAAAGTTGTTAAATGGCATCAGGAAAAAAGATAA
- a CDS encoding FecR domain-containing protein: protein MLKHLDGVNEDGEAPGTLNEEELEMLLLAEEMRIKLKGMDPEAQFPVEEGWKELQYAHEQSKRKEPLLISWYKRHQWLSIAATMALLLAPVFWWYATDKTEKGISNPVAKQVPSNQIRLTLGNGKSINIEEQSGALKGAEEHLALTGSAIVYEKEGAAKENLAGNNTLEVPFGKQTKVVLSDGTQIWINAGSKLTYPSQFGAAKREVSLEGEAFFDVVHQAQRPFVVHTGRLSINVLGTEFNVNTFGASFQTALVRGKVRLEAGTKSMVLLPGELGTYHDQSAGLSKKESNLREYTAWKDKELYFDNGRLGDIASRLEREYDLSFSFESPELKNLHFTIDMPRPDEVQGVLNNIRLSTNQINFVFKGKQIEVKKR, encoded by the coding sequence ATGTTAAAGCACCTAGATGGGGTAAATGAGGATGGGGAAGCGCCCGGGACACTAAATGAGGAAGAGCTGGAAATGCTGCTTCTGGCCGAAGAAATGCGCATTAAGCTCAAAGGAATGGACCCTGAAGCGCAATTTCCGGTAGAAGAAGGATGGAAAGAATTACAATATGCCCATGAGCAAAGCAAGCGCAAAGAGCCTTTGCTGATCAGTTGGTACAAGCGTCATCAATGGCTGAGCATTGCGGCAACAATGGCTTTATTACTGGCTCCTGTATTCTGGTGGTACGCAACAGATAAAACGGAGAAAGGGATTTCAAATCCGGTGGCAAAACAGGTGCCGTCAAACCAGATCAGGCTCACCCTTGGTAATGGAAAAAGCATCAACATCGAGGAGCAATCCGGAGCATTGAAGGGCGCGGAAGAACACCTGGCGCTGACCGGTTCGGCCATTGTTTATGAGAAAGAAGGAGCCGCAAAAGAAAACCTGGCCGGAAACAATACCCTGGAAGTCCCTTTTGGAAAACAGACCAAAGTGGTGCTCTCTGACGGGACACAGATCTGGATCAATGCAGGCTCAAAATTAACCTATCCCAGTCAGTTCGGAGCCGCCAAAAGGGAGGTTAGCCTGGAAGGAGAAGCTTTTTTTGATGTGGTTCATCAGGCCCAAAGACCTTTTGTTGTACATACTGGTCGGCTGAGCATCAATGTGTTGGGGACGGAGTTTAATGTCAATACTTTTGGTGCTTCCTTTCAAACGGCATTGGTTCGCGGGAAAGTCAGGCTGGAGGCAGGTACAAAAAGCATGGTGTTGTTGCCGGGAGAACTTGGAACCTATCATGACCAGTCTGCAGGGCTTTCCAAAAAAGAAAGCAACCTCCGGGAATATACCGCATGGAAAGACAAGGAACTCTATTTCGACAATGGCCGTCTGGGAGATATTGCCTCCAGACTGGAAAGGGAGTACGACCTGAGCTTTAGTTTTGAAAGCCCTGAGCTGAAAAATCTGCATTTTACGATAGATATGCCCAGACCGGATGAGGTGCAGGGGGTGCTGAATAATATTCGGTTGAGTACCAATCAAATTAATTTTGTGTTTAAGGGAAAGCAGATTGAAGTGAAGAAACGATGA
- a CDS encoding sigma-70 family RNA polymerase sigma factor, giving the protein MAEFLIEKQFRDHYSFLCTAAFNVVEDEDVAKDIVQNFFLYCLDKQSELQIAVSFRNYAFRAVRNAALSYKKKAERVDYDDEILHRAAEAMQYKSELENEEREEERNVVLWEIIGQMPEKRRRIFLLSNKEGLKYTEIATQLDISVNTVKTHIRLSYEFLRRECKFLIRMLVLIYIWIG; this is encoded by the coding sequence ATGGCTGAATTTTTAATAGAAAAACAATTTCGGGATCACTATTCATTTCTATGTACTGCTGCATTTAATGTAGTGGAAGATGAAGATGTTGCCAAAGATATCGTTCAGAATTTTTTTCTCTATTGCCTCGATAAGCAATCCGAACTGCAGATTGCAGTAAGCTTTCGGAATTATGCGTTCCGGGCGGTAAGGAATGCGGCTTTGAGTTATAAGAAAAAGGCAGAAAGGGTAGATTATGACGATGAGATCCTTCATCGTGCAGCGGAAGCAATGCAGTATAAATCGGAACTGGAAAACGAAGAAAGGGAAGAGGAGCGGAATGTCGTTTTATGGGAAATCATCGGGCAGATGCCGGAGAAACGTCGCCGTATTTTTCTGTTGAGTAATAAAGAGGGTTTGAAATATACAGAGATTGCCACGCAGCTGGACATCTCTGTAAACACCGTAAAAACACACATCAGGTTGTCTTATGAATTTCTGAGAAGGGAATGTAAGTTCCTGATCCGGATGTTGGTATTGATTTATATATGGATAGGTTAA